In Megalobrama amblycephala isolate DHTTF-2021 linkage group LG9, ASM1881202v1, whole genome shotgun sequence, the sequence atgaatttagctgtccttgttgaataaaactattaccttatttcaaaaaacaaaacaaaacacaacctTTGAATAGTAGTATTTATGTTCTAAGTGTACAAagcagaaatgttttattaCAAGGCAAACCAGTTGGAAAAGTATTATTTCTACAATTCTGTTTGGTGTCATAAGCGGCACAAAACTGTCACACTTTAATTATACAAACAGAATTATCATAGAGAACGTGTGTGATTCTCACCTTTGCGTGAGTTTGACCTTCTTCTGCCCACTCTTGGAGCTGCAGTCATCGTCAGAGTTCTTCACCTTTGACCTAGTGCGAGTCACCTCCTTCTTCTTGGGTCCTCGATGATCACCTTCAAACAATAAACAACCATCAGAAACACTGCTGATGTACAGAGATTCACATGTGCCAGAACAGCACTAATGGGCATAAGCACCTATCCAAAGCACAACACTCACTCTTGTTGCCCTTGCTGGAGGTAGAGTCGTAATCGGTGCTTTCTATCTGTTTCTCCTTGAGGTCGGCCTCAAAGCGAGCCAGGTCTGTATCCAACCTTCGGATATGCTTATCCACCTAAAAGTATAGAATAAATGAAGTGTGAAACATCATATGGAGATATAAAGCAACTAAATGTATATTAtcataacattttacaatatatttaatattcactattatttaacaatttgggtcaatatgattttttaaatgtttttgatagaagtctcttatgctcatcattTGATAAAAgtcagtaatgttgtgaaatattatcacaatttaaaataaccgttttctattttaacatattttaaaatgtaatttattcctatgatgcaaagctgaattttcagcatcattactcaagtgttcagtgtcacatgatccttcagaaatcattctaatatgatgattagcTGCTCAAGGCAGACtgagctgcttaatatttttgtggaaactgtgataatttttttcaggatacttttatcaacagaaagttaaaaaaaacagcatttatttgaaactgattttttgtaaaattataaatgtctttccggccacttttgatcactttaatgcatccttgctgaataatagtattaatttttatatatatatatatatatatatatatatatatatataaaaaaaaaaacttgaaggTTAGTGCACATTTATcagaaaatataatatataaacacaatttgCAGTAGTTATAATAGTTCATTAGCAAAGagtaaatgcaaattcacactaACCATCTCATAGGTTTGCATCGCAAGCTGGACCTTGTCATCTCCAAACTCCTTGCACTTCCCATAAGACTGCTGGATTTGTCTTAACAGCGAGAGCTTCTGTTCGGAGGACAACGTCCGAGCGTTAGCTGTGTATTCACGAGCCAGAGAATCAATCTGCCCTTTCAGATCTACAGAAAGAAGAAATGTAATGGttacactttagtttaggaTGCCCATGTTACAATGTAATTATACAAAttagtactgagtaatattaataaacaacaTGCCCTTACTATATAATTAGGTTTGGTTTAGAGCTAGTTGCTTGTAATTTTGCAATTTACAGTTATGCAATTATGtgatttactgttattactgtagtaagtacatgtaagatGTGTTGGACACTTCAAAATAACCACTTTAGAAGAGATTTACTATTCCACACAATCAGTCACGAAATATAAACATGTAATATCGACATAAAGATATTATTCTATATTACTGTATTGATTTAGAGGCAGGTCTACAGTGTAGACTCACCCTCTGTCCTCTGGTCCAGATCTCGCATCAGCTGGAAGTTCCTTTGCAGTTCAAAAGGCAGATTCTCTATGCCTAAACAGATCAAATGACATATAAATCTTCTACACTAATATCAAGCCCATAATAAATAGGTCCAAAAGGCTCTGCGCATTTGAAAACCAGCACTACAGTAAACGATTTCCATCTGTATGAGCGCAACCGAACTCGATAGTGCTGAAACACTGCATTTAATGCTTGACACTGAGCTTTATTGTTCCctgatatttatttaattgtttaaatagcagcaacattacattGTCACATTTATCGGCACCGCACCCACCAAACTTATCAACCAAACCATCATTCACATCATAACACTGTTTACATATACCGTTAGCCCGTTAGCTTCAGAGCCCAATAACCGTACTATTGTCTTATTAGCGCTGTTTTATATCGTTGCGCGATcgttttattgtaaattgtgTATGTGGGTGAAACGTGCAGACATGCTGAACACTGTGAACTCGGAAGATGTTTATTTATGGGGATGAATATCGAAACAAAGACAATAGTCTTACTGTCCAAATAGTGCTCTAGATACATTCCAGCCGCCATCTtgacaaacacaaataaaggtTCTTCCGGTATCACCGGAAGGGGGGCTACGAGGGGGAGGGGTCATGAGTAGGGGGTGTCTGTTGACCCCTTTCATCTACTTGAAAGTATGATGAAACAGAATGATAAAAATCCTCTTTGGATGTTCAGAGATATGGTAAATAGCAAAATCTAAAAGATACCAGAACTTaatcattttgaacattttggagAGTATGAGATACACTTAGCAAAAGAGTAGAGTGAAATCAACAGTCTGTGGTCGTCGTTGTTTGATTCTCCTTTTTATGATGGGCCACACATTTCAATAAGAgacagatctggactgcaggccaGTCAAGCACATCCACTCTGTTTTAGCATGTGCAGAAAGAGGCATGGCATTGTCTTGCTTCCCAGGAAAGATGCCATCTTGATGGCAGTATGTCTCTGTACAATCCCAATATTCTCCTCCATGTCAATGGTACCGTCACACATATGCAAGTCACCCATGCCGTTTGCACTGATGCACCCCCGCCATACCATGACAGATGTTTGCTTGCACCTGCAGCTACTGCAAGTCTGGATGATCCCTTTCGTCTCTGAGAACTTGATGTCCATTTTTCCCAAAAACAAGCTGAAACGTGGACTCCTCTGACCACAGCACACATTTCTGTCTTTTGGACCATCTGAGATGAGCTCAGGCCAGGCATCTCTGCATAGAATTGATGTAAAGCGTTCTCCTTGTGTAACATATATTCAAGTTGCATTTCTTCGTTGGCAGACTGTGTTAAGTGCTAACGGTTTT encodes:
- the ing4 gene encoding inhibitor of growth protein 4 gives rise to the protein MAAGMYLEHYLDSIENLPFELQRNFQLMRDLDQRTEDLKGQIDSLAREYTANARTLSSEQKLSLLRQIQQSYGKCKEFGDDKVQLAMQTYEMVDKHIRRLDTDLARFEADLKEKQIESTDYDSTSSKGNKSDHRGPKKKEVTRTRSKVKNSDDDCSSKSGQKKVKLTQSSEFSTPAVNFGNVHPSDVLDMPVDPNEPTYCLCHQVSYGEMIGCDNTDCSIEWFHFACVGLTTKPRGKWYCPRCSQERKKK